From the Pseudodesulfovibrio alkaliphilus genome, one window contains:
- a CDS encoding type II toxin-antitoxin system HicB family antitoxin: MNVKHYSYRVLWSQEDQEYVGLCAEFPALSWLDEEQAAALEGIVRLVRDVVADMEASGEPIPEPLSQKKFSGKISLRTTPAVHRDLALSAAENGVSLNRLINALITGRGGCKAELGC; encoded by the coding sequence ATGAACGTGAAGCATTACTCCTACCGGGTTCTCTGGTCGCAAGAGGATCAGGAGTATGTCGGCCTGTGCGCCGAGTTCCCGGCCCTCTCCTGGCTCGACGAGGAACAGGCAGCCGCCCTTGAAGGCATCGTCCGCCTCGTCCGCGACGTGGTGGCCGACATGGAGGCCAGCGGTGAGCCGATCCCGGAACCGCTCAGCCAGAAGAAGTTCTCTGGCAAGATTTCCCTGCGAACCACGCCCGCCGTGCACCGTGATTTGGCTCTATCGGCAGCAGAAAACGGCGTGAGCTTGAACAGGCTGATTAATGCGCTGATTACGGGGCGGGGAGGATGTAAGGCGGAGTTGGGTTGTTGA
- a CDS encoding autotransporter outer membrane beta-barrel domain-containing protein, producing MLTVTGTADLTGSGGRSSVVNVGIDGSSSPLLEGDSITLINAGTLVTNGSLNTRASGTGMQGVTLVYNFDLTVENNKLLATVSPAGAAVNEQSKALSEGFVSGLGMVTQGADVVAGQGMDSAVSAAKAGVAGGAGAPVGFGAVSGGSMRYNSGSHVDINSVSLMAGLAWGADSSLGRLTGGPFVEFGRGSYNTYNSFSAAASVKGDGSTRYVGGGVLGRVDLANAGPGNFYVEASGRAGGLENEYDSYDLRDAAGRSAEYDSSSTYYGWHLGTGYVWSMAENTSLDLYGKYFWTRQEGDSVTLSTGDNIRFKDVDSSRVRLGSRLSHAVSEHITPYIGAAYEHEFDGMARATTNGLAMDVPSMRGDTGTCELGLVSAPWASVPLSLDLGLQGYVGKREGVTGSLKFTYEF from the coding sequence GTGCTGACAGTGACCGGCACGGCAGACCTGACAGGCAGCGGCGGGCGGTCTTCCGTCGTTAATGTGGGCATTGACGGCAGTTCCTCACCCCTGCTGGAAGGCGACAGCATAACGCTCATCAACGCCGGGACGTTGGTCACCAATGGCAGCCTCAACACCAGGGCGAGCGGCACGGGCATGCAGGGCGTGACCCTGGTGTACAACTTTGACCTCACAGTCGAAAACAACAAGCTGTTGGCCACGGTCTCCCCAGCCGGGGCTGCGGTGAATGAACAGTCCAAGGCACTTTCAGAGGGCTTTGTTTCCGGCCTGGGCATGGTCACGCAAGGTGCGGACGTGGTCGCCGGGCAGGGCATGGATTCTGCCGTTTCCGCGGCCAAGGCCGGGGTTGCCGGCGGTGCCGGTGCCCCTGTCGGGTTTGGTGCGGTTTCAGGCGGTTCCATGCGGTATAATTCCGGCTCGCATGTAGATATCAACAGTGTCTCCCTGATGGCCGGTCTGGCCTGGGGAGCCGACAGCTCCCTCGGCCGTCTGACTGGCGGGCCGTTTGTCGAATTCGGCAGAGGCTCGTACAATACCTACAATTCCTTCAGCGCTGCCGCTTCGGTCAAGGGAGACGGCAGCACCCGCTATGTTGGCGGCGGTGTCCTTGGCCGGGTGGATTTAGCCAATGCCGGACCCGGCAATTTCTATGTCGAAGCCTCGGGCCGGGCGGGTGGCCTGGAAAACGAATATGACTCGTACGATCTGCGCGATGCAGCCGGACGCAGCGCGGAATACGATTCGTCATCCACGTATTACGGTTGGCATTTGGGAACCGGATATGTCTGGAGCATGGCGGAGAATACCTCGCTTGACCTCTACGGCAAATACTTCTGGACGCGGCAGGAGGGCGACTCCGTCACGCTGTCTACCGGCGACAACATACGCTTCAAGGATGTGGACTCCAGCCGTGTGCGCCTCGGCTCGCGCCTCAGCCACGCGGTGAGTGAACATATCACTCCCTACATAGGCGCGGCCTATGAGCATGAGTTCGACGGCATGGCCCGCGCCACCACCAACGGGCTCGCCATGGATGTTCCTTCCATGCGGGGCGATACCGGCACCTGTGAGCTGGGGCTTGTGTCCGCGCCGTGGGCATCGGTGCCCTTGTCCCTGGACCTCGGCTTGCAGGGGTATGTGGGCAAACGCGAGGGCGTGACCGGCAGCTTGAAGTTCACCTATGAATTCTAG
- a CDS encoding response regulator transcription factor, which produces MFLADPFHTPANLRFLLIDDHPAVRQGLNLLLEANGYTPGVEAGTRVDAKACLEQAAFDLALLDLSLADGSGLDLLVDLAEHGVRTLVYSMHEDPGTIDRALRCGANGYVTKREPIGVLLEGIEGILRGECFVSAHAKSSLEETAGSPATDPLFLLSDQERVIFSAMARGESNTEIAESLGISPRTVETYLTRMVNKLGLSNVRSLRKFAISGQG; this is translated from the coding sequence ATGTTTCTCGCTGACCCGTTCCACACCCCCGCGAATCTTCGTTTTCTGCTCATCGACGATCACCCAGCCGTGCGTCAGGGGCTGAACCTGCTGCTGGAGGCCAACGGCTACACGCCCGGCGTGGAGGCCGGAACCCGCGTCGACGCCAAGGCGTGCCTGGAGCAGGCCGCCTTCGACCTCGCGCTGCTGGACCTTTCGCTGGCCGACGGCAGCGGCCTGGACCTGCTCGTCGATCTGGCCGAACACGGTGTCCGCACACTGGTCTATTCCATGCACGAAGACCCCGGCACCATCGACCGTGCGCTGCGCTGCGGTGCCAACGGCTATGTGACCAAACGCGAGCCCATAGGCGTGCTGCTGGAAGGAATAGAGGGCATTCTGCGCGGTGAATGCTTCGTGAGCGCCCACGCCAAATCAAGCCTGGAGGAAACGGCCGGCTCTCCGGCCACGGACCCGCTTTTTCTGCTCAGCGATCAGGAGCGGGTTATCTTCTCGGCCATGGCCCGCGGCGAGAGCAACACGGAGATTGCCGAAAGTCTCGGTATCAGCCCGCGGACGGTGGAGACTTATCTGACGCGGATGGTCAACAAGCTGGGGCTCTCGAACGTACGCAGTCTGCGCAAATTCGCCATCAGCGGACAGGGTTAG
- the relB gene encoding type II toxin-antitoxin system RelB family antitoxin has translation MPISIRLPEETENRLNALAEATGRTKAFYIREAIQEHLENLEDIYLAEQRLADIKAGKSRTYSIDEVEARLELAD, from the coding sequence ATGCCTATTTCCATTCGGTTGCCGGAAGAGACAGAAAACCGGCTCAACGCCCTGGCGGAAGCCACCGGGCGCACCAAGGCGTTTTACATCCGCGAGGCGATCCAGGAGCACCTGGAGAACCTTGAGGACATTTATCTCGCGGAGCAGCGGCTCGCGGACATCAAGGCGGGCAAGAGCCGCACATATTCGATAGACGAGGTGGAGGCGCGCCTTGAACTGGCGGATTGA
- a CDS encoding type II toxin-antitoxin system RelE family toxin codes for MNWRIEFDAAAEKELAKLDKQAQRLLLKYLRERIAPNNPRDYGEPLRKNLAGLWKYRVGDYRLVADIQDEKVLILILRVGYRRKVYGGH; via the coding sequence TTGAACTGGCGGATTGAGTTCGACGCAGCTGCGGAAAAGGAATTGGCCAAGCTCGACAAGCAGGCCCAAAGGCTTCTCTTGAAGTACCTCCGGGAGCGGATCGCTCCCAACAACCCGCGAGACTATGGGGAGCCGCTTCGCAAGAATCTCGCGGGCCTCTGGAAGTACCGGGTCGGAGACTATCGCCTTGTGGCCGACATCCAAGACGAAAAGGTCTTGATCCTGATTCTCCGTGTCGGCTACCGCAGAAAGGTCTACGGGGGCCATTGA